Proteins found in one Alteromonas macleodii genomic segment:
- the cydX gene encoding cytochrome bd-I oxidase subunit CydX, producing MWYFAWILGVLLACSFGILNAMWLESTENMDRPEDQE from the coding sequence ATGTGGTATTTCGCGTGGATATTGGGAGTTTTACTGGCGTGCTCTTTCGGCATTCTTAACGCCATGTGGTTAGAGTCAACGGAGAACATGGATAGACCCGAAGACCAAGAATAG
- a CDS encoding ATP-binding cassette domain-containing protein — translation MDSAHMLGLRRSLMSQVAVKCLSLFSLIIGFYYFSNIAQDWVVHKTPALQSDLLGLSVCLGITWLFQGVVNRLSYQAKTAVLAKLEMQLKKIFVLRQHALVRQNSVYYWQTLWLQNLQAFTDWALEYRVQQTIAVVVPLLALTVIFYVNPVIGFGLLITLPVVPLFMIIVGKGAAALHRKHFVALERLGSLFTDRLAALPMLSNFQAHQRQTALLKEASEHLNTRTMKIVSVAFLSNSVLDFFATLAVALVAVFIGFSLLGELEIGPAITLQQGLWILLTVPLLLSEMKKLGQVYHQKAQAEAAQQELAPLYSHVANTISLQSCAHSADNPEEMSRLLDASNFNVFDLREPASLKEGHVQPALLKANSLIISKGDKVLLNGKSGAGKTLLLEALSGQRPATHKFEQPVVWITQHPVITPGSVRENLCLNDTHSDDILMTALQDVELEAWLTLLPYGLDTVMTDYPQLSGGEAQRLSLARALLRDESIWLLDEPTAHLPDEQHHRLAQLIKRLGESKTLIWASHKALPSNWFNQFWSVEKKTSLNQANTEANNDHSDTGIEHGNYDCDVASVVKVVTSAVNKNSNDQKRSFGFE, via the coding sequence ATGGATAGCGCGCACATGCTTGGCCTGCGCCGTTCGCTTATGTCACAGGTAGCAGTTAAGTGTTTGTCGCTTTTTTCTTTGATTATTGGCTTTTACTATTTTTCTAACATTGCACAAGATTGGGTGGTGCATAAAACACCTGCGTTACAAAGTGACCTTTTGGGTTTATCTGTTTGCTTAGGAATAACCTGGTTATTTCAGGGAGTAGTGAATCGGTTGTCGTACCAAGCGAAGACCGCTGTGCTTGCCAAATTAGAGATGCAATTAAAGAAGATATTTGTCCTTCGACAGCACGCATTAGTTCGCCAAAACTCAGTCTATTATTGGCAAACGCTTTGGTTACAGAATCTACAAGCTTTTACAGATTGGGCATTGGAATATCGTGTTCAGCAAACAATAGCCGTTGTAGTGCCTTTATTAGCATTAACAGTGATTTTTTATGTCAATCCCGTTATTGGCTTTGGTTTACTTATCACTCTGCCCGTTGTGCCGCTTTTCATGATTATTGTTGGTAAGGGCGCAGCTGCACTGCATCGTAAACACTTTGTCGCTCTTGAAAGGCTGGGAAGCTTATTTACAGATCGCTTAGCGGCGTTGCCGATGCTATCAAATTTTCAAGCGCATCAAAGACAAACTGCCCTGCTAAAAGAAGCAAGCGAACATTTGAATACACGTACAATGAAAATCGTCAGTGTCGCGTTTTTATCTAATAGTGTGCTCGATTTTTTTGCCACTCTTGCTGTTGCGTTAGTGGCGGTATTTATTGGGTTTTCGCTATTAGGTGAGCTTGAAATTGGCCCGGCTATAACCTTGCAGCAAGGCTTATGGATTTTACTTACCGTACCCTTGTTACTAAGTGAAATGAAAAAACTGGGGCAGGTGTATCATCAAAAAGCTCAGGCTGAAGCAGCGCAACAAGAACTGGCTCCCTTGTACTCACACGTGGCTAATACGATTTCACTACAATCTTGTGCTCATAGCGCCGATAATCCTGAAGAAATGTCACGGTTACTAGATGCTTCTAACTTCAACGTGTTTGACTTGCGTGAGCCCGCTTCACTTAAAGAAGGGCACGTACAACCTGCCTTACTAAAAGCTAACTCCTTGATAATCTCAAAAGGCGATAAGGTGCTCCTTAATGGGAAATCTGGAGCGGGCAAAACCTTATTGTTAGAGGCGCTTAGTGGCCAAAGGCCAGCGACCCATAAATTCGAACAGCCAGTAGTGTGGATCACTCAGCACCCAGTCATCACGCCAGGTTCAGTGCGAGAGAACCTATGTCTTAACGATACCCACTCCGATGACATCTTAATGACCGCATTGCAAGACGTTGAACTTGAAGCTTGGCTAACACTGTTGCCCTATGGGCTTGATACTGTGATGACAGACTACCCTCAACTTTCAGGCGGTGAAGCACAGCGTTTGTCACTGGCAAGAGCGCTATTACGTGATGAAAGTATCTGGCTTCTCGATGAACCAACCGCACATCTACCCGATGAGCAACACCATAGGCTAGCTCAGTTGATTAAGCGTTTGGGCGAGAGCAAAACCTTGATATGGGCTTCTCACAAAGCATTGCCAAGTAATTGGTTTAATCAGTTTTGGTCGGTTGAGAAAAAAACGTCACTCAACCAAGCAAATACTGAAGCGAATAATGATCACAGCGACACTGGTATAGAACATGGCAATTACGATTGTGATGTAGCAAGTGTAGTGAAAGTAGTAACCAGTGCTGTCAATAAAAATTCAAATGATCAGAAAAGGAGTTTCGGTTTTGAATAA
- a CDS encoding sigma-54 interaction domain-containing protein has protein sequence MIDAIDKPAIFINQNYIIEAVNAPYRDTYPVNIKLGYSTCYQVSHRNNKPCDQCGEQCPMQQSKTTGRAASVVHIHSTSEGQSYCDILMRPIFDGNGDLLGYLEILDKLAFASNRPAAGKMIGESEAFKTMLNKINRAANSDIAVLLHGETGTGKELVSQALHSSSSRADKPFVVIECTGLSDSLLESELFGYEKGAFTGATSNKKGLVEAAEGGTLFFDEVGDIPLAMQVKLLRLFETQTYRPVGSVVSKKANFRLVCASHKNLKKMVERGEFRRDLYYRIAGFPISLPSLRERQSDIALIATHFLAQSQEKKRFSKKTLEKLSSYTFPGNIRELRNIVEQAILLADETVIYESDLPDLDDDFTGEDLNPVANSNGKYVRKADVKGLVNPENKIMTLEEAEHAYLAEVYDTFKGDINQLADQLGVSTRTLYRKLNKAGIKAGINEHN, from the coding sequence ATGATAGATGCAATAGACAAACCCGCTATTTTCATCAATCAAAACTATATTATTGAGGCGGTTAATGCGCCTTACAGAGACACGTACCCCGTTAATATTAAGTTAGGCTATAGCACCTGCTATCAGGTATCTCATCGCAACAACAAACCCTGTGATCAATGCGGCGAGCAGTGTCCCATGCAGCAAAGTAAGACGACTGGACGAGCGGCGAGCGTGGTACATATTCACTCCACCAGCGAAGGTCAAAGTTATTGCGATATTTTGATGCGTCCAATATTCGATGGGAATGGCGATTTATTAGGTTATTTAGAGATTTTAGATAAGCTTGCATTTGCATCTAATCGCCCTGCAGCAGGCAAAATGATTGGCGAGTCTGAAGCATTTAAAACTATGCTTAATAAAATAAATCGCGCTGCAAATTCAGATATAGCCGTATTGCTGCACGGAGAAACTGGCACAGGTAAAGAGTTGGTCTCGCAAGCATTGCACTCTAGCAGTAGTCGTGCAGACAAGCCTTTTGTCGTAATTGAATGCACTGGACTGTCTGACTCTTTGCTTGAAAGTGAGTTATTCGGCTATGAAAAAGGTGCCTTCACTGGCGCTACTTCAAACAAAAAAGGGCTAGTAGAAGCGGCGGAAGGCGGCACCCTATTTTTTGATGAAGTAGGTGATATCCCCCTTGCCATGCAGGTTAAATTACTAAGATTGTTTGAAACCCAAACCTATCGCCCCGTGGGTAGTGTAGTCTCCAAGAAAGCTAACTTCCGCTTGGTTTGCGCATCGCATAAGAATTTAAAGAAAATGGTAGAAAGAGGCGAGTTTAGACGCGATCTTTATTACCGAATTGCGGGCTTTCCTATTAGCCTTCCGTCTTTGCGAGAAAGACAGTCAGATATTGCGCTTATCGCAACGCACTTTTTAGCGCAGTCGCAAGAGAAAAAGCGTTTCAGCAAAAAAACACTAGAGAAATTGAGTAGCTATACTTTTCCGGGCAATATTCGCGAGTTACGTAATATCGTGGAGCAAGCCATATTACTTGCCGATGAGACCGTAATATACGAGTCAGACTTACCTGACCTTGACGATGACTTTACAGGCGAAGACCTAAACCCAGTGGCGAATAGTAATGGTAAATACGTTCGAAAAGCGGATGTTAAGGGATTGGTAAACCCTGAGAATAAAATTATGACCCTAGAAGAAGCCGAGCACGCTTATCTTGCTGAGGTTTATGATACTTTCAAAGGCGATATAAACCAGCTTGCGGACCAGTTGGGCGTGAGTACACGTACCCTTTATCGAAAATTAAATAAAGCCGGTATCAAAGCTGGTATTAACGAACACAATTAA
- a CDS encoding cytochrome ubiquinol oxidase subunit I encodes MSDTLIELSRWQFALTAMFHFIFVPLTLGLSFLLAIMESVYVMTGKEIYKQMTQFWGKLFGINFAIGVATGLTMEFQFGMNWSYYSHYVGDIFGAPLAIEGLMAFFLESTFVGLFFFGWDKMSKVKHLMATWLVAIGSNFSALWILIANGWMQYPVGAEFNFEAMRMEMTSFAEVVFNPVAQVKFVHTVSAGYVTGAMFVLAISSYYLLNHKHIAFARRSFAIAASFGLAATLSVIVLGDESGYELGDVQKVKLAAVEAEYETHPAPAPFTVFGIPNDEKEETEYALQIPWAMGIIATRSLTEEVKGIKDLKEENRERILSGIKAYEVLDDVRNGTATAEQRAAFEANKDSLGYAMLLEPYTDNVSNPSETAIQQAVDYSIPPVAPLFWSFRIMVAAGFIMLALFLCAFYYSTKHKITQPRWLLKGALYGLPLPWVACEAGWFVAEYGRQPWSIAEVLPVHTSVSNLAISDVVTTIVAYTVFYTIMFIIGFYLMKKFAKKGPVPPEDTKIEAELDLIDLDEQGAKA; translated from the coding sequence ATGAGCGATACGTTAATAGAACTATCGCGGTGGCAATTTGCATTAACTGCGATGTTCCACTTTATTTTTGTACCCTTAACGTTAGGGCTTAGCTTTTTACTTGCCATTATGGAATCCGTTTACGTAATGACAGGTAAAGAGATATACAAGCAAATGACCCAGTTTTGGGGAAAACTGTTTGGAATTAACTTTGCCATTGGGGTAGCTACTGGCTTAACCATGGAGTTCCAGTTCGGCATGAACTGGTCATATTATTCTCACTACGTGGGCGATATCTTTGGAGCACCGCTGGCTATTGAAGGATTGATGGCGTTCTTCCTGGAATCTACCTTCGTGGGGTTGTTCTTCTTTGGCTGGGACAAAATGTCTAAGGTTAAACACCTTATGGCAACCTGGTTGGTGGCTATAGGCTCAAACTTCTCAGCATTATGGATCTTAATCGCTAATGGTTGGATGCAGTATCCAGTAGGCGCTGAATTTAACTTTGAAGCCATGCGTATGGAAATGACCAGCTTTGCTGAGGTTGTTTTTAACCCGGTTGCGCAGGTTAAGTTCGTTCACACGGTATCTGCAGGTTATGTGACTGGCGCTATGTTCGTATTAGCCATTTCAAGCTATTACCTGCTTAATCATAAACACATCGCTTTTGCGCGTCGCTCATTCGCTATAGCCGCAAGCTTTGGTTTAGCGGCGACCTTATCAGTTATCGTGTTGGGCGATGAGAGTGGCTACGAGCTTGGTGACGTACAAAAAGTGAAGTTGGCTGCCGTAGAAGCTGAGTACGAAACCCACCCAGCACCTGCACCATTTACCGTTTTCGGTATACCGAACGATGAAAAAGAAGAAACCGAGTACGCACTTCAGATTCCATGGGCAATGGGCATTATTGCTACACGTTCATTAACTGAAGAAGTAAAAGGTATAAAAGATTTAAAAGAAGAAAACCGCGAACGTATTTTAAGCGGCATCAAAGCATACGAAGTGCTAGATGATGTAAGAAACGGCACTGCGACAGCTGAGCAGCGCGCTGCTTTTGAAGCGAACAAAGACAGCCTTGGGTACGCCATGCTGTTAGAACCTTATACCGATAATGTTTCTAACCCTTCAGAAACTGCCATTCAGCAAGCAGTTGACTACAGCATTCCTCCGGTAGCGCCGCTATTTTGGAGTTTCCGTATCATGGTTGCTGCCGGCTTTATCATGCTAGCGCTTTTCTTATGTGCTTTCTACTACAGCACAAAACATAAAATTACTCAGCCTCGCTGGCTGCTAAAAGGCGCACTATATGGCCTGCCGCTTCCTTGGGTAGCGTGCGAAGCAGGCTGGTTCGTTGCAGAGTATGGTCGCCAGCCGTGGTCTATAGCAGAAGTGCTGCCGGTGCATACCTCTGTGTCTAATCTAGCTATTAGTGATGTGGTAACCACCATTGTGGCCTATACCGTCTTCTACACAATAATGTTCATAATCGGCTTTTATTTGATGAAAAAGTTTGCGAAAAAAGGTCCGGTGCCTCCAGAAGACACCAAAATTGAGGCCGAACTTGATCTTATTGACCTTGATGAGCAAGGAGCAAAAGCATGA
- a CDS encoding Tll0287-like domain-containing protein has translation MNKYVALMALSTILSAMLSSCSLAEKPQMTNIDAQEGEAQIKIKQAKGHVKALGAGLKTRLQQAIRSGGLTAGVEECQLAAGPIADSLSKNGWSVGRTSLKVRNPDNAPDGWEREQLAHFSGLLEKNKLTSEPLKRPLDAYQYDDESGEFRYMMAIEQGQLCMACHGTNVAPAVKDVIAKHYPDDQATGFTVGDLRGAFTLTYQPE, from the coding sequence ATGAATAAATATGTGGCTTTAATGGCGTTAAGCACGATATTAAGCGCAATGTTAAGCAGCTGTAGTCTCGCTGAAAAACCTCAAATGACTAATATTGATGCGCAAGAAGGCGAGGCTCAAATAAAAATCAAACAGGCTAAAGGGCACGTAAAAGCGCTTGGCGCCGGGCTAAAAACGCGACTTCAACAAGCTATAAGATCTGGTGGTTTAACAGCGGGCGTAGAAGAGTGTCAATTAGCCGCAGGGCCAATTGCTGATAGCCTAAGCAAGAATGGTTGGTCGGTAGGACGTACTTCACTCAAAGTACGTAACCCGGATAATGCACCGGATGGCTGGGAGCGGGAACAGCTAGCGCATTTTTCTGGCCTTTTAGAGAAAAACAAACTAACTAGTGAACCGCTTAAAAGACCCTTAGACGCATATCAGTATGATGATGAAAGCGGTGAATTTCGCTACATGATGGCCATTGAACAAGGTCAACTTTGTATGGCGTGCCATGGCACTAATGTAGCCCCTGCTGTGAAAGACGTTATTGCCAAGCATTACCCTGATGACCAAGCTACGGGGTTTACGGTTGGTGATTTGCGCGGTGCTTTCACGCTTACATATCAACCTGAATAG
- the cydB gene encoding cytochrome d ubiquinol oxidase subunit II: protein MIDYELLRVIWWCLVGVLLIGFAVTDGFDLGVGALLTLIGKNDKERRVMINTVGPHWDGNQVWFITAGGAIFAAWPMIYATAFSGFYLALALTLIALWMRPIGFDYRSKLPNPQWRKAWDWALFAGGIIPSLIFGVAFGNLLLGVPFELDTTLKSTYTGSFFGLLTPFALVSGLLSVAILLNHGATWLQMKTDGFIEVRARTVSVILSMVGVALFVIAGFWVAFGLDGFVITSAVDTIATSNPLKKEVAIEAGAWMSNYSKYPFMVIAPVLGVVAGLACAFFSKKGNPGMAFVSSALFITGVILTAGFSMFPFLMPSITMPEASLTVWDATSSHMTLNVMFIVACIFVPIVLSYTAYSFYVMRGRIKNDDLDQSHTIY, encoded by the coding sequence ATGATTGATTATGAACTGTTACGTGTCATTTGGTGGTGCTTAGTTGGCGTTCTGCTAATTGGATTCGCCGTAACTGACGGCTTCGATTTAGGTGTGGGTGCCTTGCTTACACTTATCGGTAAAAACGATAAAGAGCGACGCGTGATGATTAACACTGTTGGGCCTCACTGGGATGGTAATCAGGTGTGGTTTATTACAGCAGGTGGTGCAATCTTTGCTGCGTGGCCGATGATTTATGCTACGGCGTTTTCCGGCTTTTATCTTGCTTTAGCATTGACACTAATCGCCTTATGGATGCGTCCAATTGGCTTCGATTACCGCAGTAAATTGCCTAACCCACAGTGGCGCAAAGCTTGGGACTGGGCCTTATTTGCTGGTGGTATCATTCCTTCGCTCATCTTCGGTGTTGCGTTCGGTAACCTGCTATTAGGGGTGCCTTTCGAATTAGATACTACTCTGAAATCTACTTATACAGGGTCGTTCTTCGGGCTGCTAACACCTTTTGCCTTAGTGAGTGGGTTACTGTCGGTGGCTATTTTACTTAACCATGGCGCAACTTGGTTACAAATGAAAACTGATGGCTTTATTGAAGTTCGCGCACGAACTGTGTCTGTAATATTGAGTATGGTAGGCGTTGCATTGTTTGTCATTGCAGGTTTTTGGGTAGCATTTGGTTTAGATGGCTTTGTAATTACCTCTGCGGTAGACACCATTGCTACATCGAACCCGCTTAAGAAAGAGGTTGCCATTGAGGCTGGCGCTTGGATGAGCAATTACAGCAAATATCCTTTCATGGTGATAGCCCCTGTATTAGGTGTAGTGGCTGGTCTTGCCTGCGCGTTCTTCTCTAAGAAAGGCAACCCGGGTATGGCGTTCGTATCAAGTGCACTGTTTATCACTGGCGTAATTTTAACTGCGGGCTTTTCAATGTTCCCGTTTTTAATGCCAAGCATCACAATGCCAGAAGCCAGCCTTACAGTATGGGACGCTACGTCTAGTCATATGACACTGAACGTTATGTTCATCGTTGCCTGCATCTTTGTACCTATTGTACTTAGCTATACGGCTTATAGCTTCTACGTAATGCGCGGTCGCATTAAAAACGATGATCTTGACCAATCTCACACCATTTATTAA